One Caenibius sp. WL genomic window, CTTGAAGCCGTATGTGCGGGCAAGGACCGAGCCGGGTTTCATAGAATCTGTCTTCCGCAGGTGGGCTCGGCCTGCCGCAACACTTCATTAAATGATACGTATATGTTCTATTAAGGCAAATCTGTCATCTGTGCAAGGCGGCAAAAGGTCCGTATCAGGAGGCAATGAGCTCCACATTCTCGCTCAACCGGCCTTCCGGATCGGTGGTGAATAGCACCCGCACGCCGTGCTCAGGCATGCTCTTGATAGCATCCACGTGCTTGCCTCCGTGGTCGATGACGCGCTGGGCCAAGGCATCCAGATCATCCGTGATAAAGCCCAGGATCACTTCCTGTTCTACCGGAGGGGTGCGGTTGAGGAACTTGAACATGACAAGCGTTTCTCCCGCCATGGTATCCCCATGCCCGAGAATGACCTCACGAATGGCGCCGCCTGCTCCGCTATCGTCGGTTTGTACGCGTTGGATCTTATTGAGGCCGTACACATTGCAATAGTAATCGGCCATCGCCTCCTCATCATTGACGATCAGTTTGGTAAAGCCGAACTTGGTTTTTGAGATAGCTGTCATATCGTGTCCCTTCGATTTCGGAATATTGGCTAAAGCAAACGAACGCTCACGCGTTAGTTGGCGCTTGCGCCGAAACGATAACGGAGTGACGCCCCATACATACGCGGCTCTCCGTAGAGCGATTGGGTGAAACCGGATGCGCCGCGCAATCCGATATAGGCATTGGTGCGATAGACCTTGTCTGTCACGTTGGTCCCGAACACGCGCAGATCGAAGTTGGAACCCATGATGCTTTGCCATTCCAGCGACAGATCGAGTTTTCCGTAGGCATCCATCCAGGCATGGATATCATCCCGTGGCGTCGTTGTTGCGCTGTTGTAGATCTTGTCTACCCAGCTGTAGTTCGCACCAAGGACCAGCGTCCCCACAGTTTCACCCAGCGGAAGTTCGTAGCGCGCATTGAGATTGACGAGGTTCTTGGGCGTAAGCTGGAAGGGGATGCAGGAAAAATCCAGCGGGGTGGCAACACCATAGATCAACTGGGCTTCGCCATTACAGGTATCGATCCGGGTTTCGAGACCGCTGCCGGTAATGTTCTGGATGAACTTCTTGTACTTGGCGTCGATATAGGAATAGCTTCCCGATAGACGCAGGCCTTCAACTGGCTGGAGAATCATTTCCACTTCGAGGCCGCGCATTTGTGCCTTGTCCGCGTTGAAAGTCACTGCCCCCTGATCGAGGCCAGTCGTATTGCCGAGGAGCGCGCATCGCGGCGATGCTGCCGGAGTGCCGCATCCATTGGGCGTATTCAGCCCGGCAGCTCTCTGGATGTCTTTATAATCGACATGGAACACGTTCGCATTCAGCCTGACAGGCATCGCACCGACATCGAAATCGGATTTGAAGCCCAATTCATAGCTGGTGACATATTCGGGATCGGCGGTAATCTGGCGAATATCCGCGCCTGAGTAGTTGAACGCGCCTGCCTTGTAGCCGCGCGCGATTTTGCCATAGACCAGCAGCCCGCTGCTCGCTTGATAATCGAGCCCGACAGTCCATGTGGTAGCGCGCGATTTCAGCTTTTCATGCAGTACCACGGGATCGAGAACGAAATTGGAAGCATAACGCGAACCATCCAGTTCATCCCATGTTCGGCGGATGCCGCCAGTGAGTCGGAGGCCATCGAGAGCCGGAGTGAACGCACCGAAATCGAGTGTTGCTTGCGCAAAAAGCGCCTTGGCCTTGGTGGTGATCGCGTAGAATGTTCCGGGATTGGGGCTACCCGCGTTGAACGACCCCGTGGCCTGCAAGCCTTGGGGCTTTTGTTTGCTGTAAAAGCCGCCGACGACATACTGCAGTTTTCTGTCCAGCGCTGAGCCTTGAAGTTGCAGTTCCTGCGTAAACAGGCTCGTATCGGCAATTTTGACCGGATCGCCGGGGCGGCCCACAAGCCATTCTGGCGCCTCTGCACTGGCAGCGCCCGT contains:
- a CDS encoding TonB-dependent receptor, with product MRKAVFLRGSSALMWAVGGMWGQYASAQENSGAQASSGIADIVVTANRREENAQTVPVAVTAVSGEQIRELGISNAADLNGKVPSVFVTSGGNQRNVEVVVIRGQGQTYLSPVGVVNYFNDVPLIQGGITAIQGAPGMFFDLESMQVLRGPQGTLFGRNTTGGAVLLGPKKPTSEFDGYVQGQIGNYKDREFEGAINLPLIDDKLMVRAAFKKVDRDGYTKDVGPQAFGLSKLCAPPAIGSAGGCAVSDGFAGKDYDDRHYWHARIGILARPTETIENYLVAYYAKSHDNGSGFVVNDFRMNATGNPYDVSVATIAAMNVYNVNNPTSPIGFDAAGIYTANQLALQILNRQKALGPRKTAVNGDTFEQTKSWGIINTLSVDLSDTMLIKSITGYQRLKQNFNWDLDGSILPILAMTEPFTTGAASAEAPEWLVGRPGDPVKIADTSLFTQELQLQGSALDRKLQYVVGGFYSKQKPQGLQATGSFNAGSPNPGTFYAITTKAKALFAQATLDFGAFTPALDGLRLTGGIRRTWDELDGSRYASNFVLDPVVLHEKLKSRATTWTVGLDYQASSGLLVYGKIARGYKAGAFNYSGADIRQITADPEYVTSYELGFKSDFDVGAMPVRLNANVFHVDYKDIQRAAGLNTPNGCGTPAASPRCALLGNTTGLDQGAVTFNADKAQMRGLEVEMILQPVEGLRLSGSYSYIDAKYKKFIQNITGSGLETRIDTCNGEAQLIYGVATPLDFSCIPFQLTPKNLVNLNARYELPLGETVGTLVLGANYSWVDKIYNSATTTPRDDIHAWMDAYGKLDLSLEWQSIMGSNFDLRVFGTNVTDKVYRTNAYIGLRGASGFTQSLYGEPRMYGASLRYRFGASAN
- a CDS encoding VOC family protein encodes the protein MTAISKTKFGFTKLIVNDEEAMADYYCNVYGLNKIQRVQTDDSGAGGAIREVILGHGDTMAGETLVMFKFLNRTPPVEQEVILGFITDDLDALAQRVIDHGGKHVDAIKSMPEHGVRVLFTTDPEGRLSENVELIAS